Genomic DNA from Desulfuromonas versatilis:
GGAAGCCGCAGGCTTCCTTGGTGCAGACCGGGGTCTCGTCCTTGGGGTAGAAAAACAGCACCACCACTTGTCGGCCGCGAAACTCCGCCAAAGAAATCAGGCGGCCGTCCTGGGCTTCCAGGGTGAACTCGGGGGCGGTATCGCCGATCTGGATGGGTTTCATGGTGCAGGTCCTTTCGCTCCCGAGGCGGGAGCGCGCCCGGGGATGGTCTGTTATTTCCAAGCCGTTTCCTTTATAGTACCGCAGAATTGCCCAACGCAAAGCCGCCGCCCCGGCCGCGGCGGCGATCATTCCCATGAAGGCCGCGTCATGAACATCCTGATCCTCGAACCGTTTCTCACCGGCTCGCACGCCGCCTGGGCCAGGGAATACGCGGCCCGCAGCAGCCACCGGGTGGAGGTTCTCGGGCTTGCGGGGCACTACTGGAAATGGCGCATGCACGGCGGCGCGGTGACCCTGGCCAGAAAGTTCCTGGAGGCGGATCTGCGCCCCGACCTGCTGCTGGCCACGGACATGCTCGATCTGACCACCTTCCTGGCCCTGACCCGCAAACGCACCGCGGGCCTCCCCACGGCGCTCTATTTCCACGAAAACCAGCTCAGCTATCCCTGGTCGCCGACCGACCGGGATCCCGGGCAGGAGCGCGACATGCACTACTGCTTCATCAACTACGCCAGCGCCCTGGCCGCCGACGCGGTGCTGTTCAACTCCGGCTTCCACCTCGAGTCCTTCCACGGCGAGTTGCCCGGGTTTCTGCAGAGCTTCCCCGACTGCAACGAGGCGCAAAGTTCCGCGGCCATCCGCGCCAAGAGCCAAGTGCTCCCCCTCGGGCTCGACCTGGCCCGGCTGGACGAATTCCGGCCCCCGGAAGCCATGCAGGGGCAAAGGCCGCTGATCCTCTGGAATCACCGCTGGGAATACGACAAGAACCCGGAGGAGTTCTTCCGCGCCCTGTTCCTGCTCGCTGCGCGGGGGCTGGAGTTCGAGGTGGCGGTGCTGGGGGAGTCCTACCGGCGGGCGCCGGCGATTTTTGCCGAAGCCCGGCGGCGGCTCGGCGAGCGGATCGTCCAGTTCGGCTACGCC
This window encodes:
- a CDS encoding tRNA-queuosine alpha-mannosyltransferase domain-containing protein is translated as MNILILEPFLTGSHAAWAREYAARSSHRVEVLGLAGHYWKWRMHGGAVTLARKFLEADLRPDLLLATDMLDLTTFLALTRKRTAGLPTALYFHENQLSYPWSPTDRDPGQERDMHYCFINYASALAADAVLFNSGFHLESFHGELPGFLQSFPDCNEAQSSAAIRAKSQVLPLGLDLARLDEFRPPEAMQGQRPLILWNHRWEYDKNPEEFFRALFLLAARGLEFEVAVLGESYRRAPAIFAEARRRLGERIVQFGYARDFGEYAGWLWRADILPVTSIHDFFGVSVVQAMYCGCRPLLPRRLAYPEHLPPAEQGLCFYEGFEDLVARLEKLLGDGCRKRESGTGAYVARYDWGRLAPVYDRVLAGIAGCGKAGREG